The following proteins come from a genomic window of Myroides odoratus DSM 2801:
- the greA gene encoding transcription elongation factor GreA, whose amino-acid sequence MSKISYYTAEGLKKLKDELEQLKSVERPKASQAIADARDKGDLSENAEYDAAKEAQGLLELKIAKMEEVVSTARIIDESQLDESKALVLSTVKIKNQSNGMVLTYTLVAESEADLKAGKISVTSPIGKGLLGKSVGEIAEIKVPNGQMNFEILEISRD is encoded by the coding sequence ATGAGTAAAATTTCGTATTACACTGCTGAGGGGCTGAAAAAGCTAAAGGATGAATTAGAGCAGTTAAAAAGTGTAGAGCGTCCAAAAGCATCACAAGCAATTGCTGATGCAAGAGACAAAGGGGATTTATCGGAGAATGCGGAGTATGATGCTGCAAAAGAAGCACAGGGGTTACTGGAACTTAAAATTGCGAAAATGGAAGAGGTGGTATCAACGGCTAGAATTATTGATGAATCACAATTAGATGAATCAAAAGCATTGGTACTTTCAACGGTTAAAATTAAAAATCAATCCAATGGTATGGTTTTAACCTATACGCTAGTAGCAGAAAGTGAAGCTGATTTGAAAGCAGGGAAAATTTCTGTAACTTCTCCTATTGGAAAAGGATTATTAGGAAAATCTGTGGGTGAAATCGCAGAGATCAAAGTTCCTAATGGACAAATGAATTTTGAGATTCTTGAAATTTCAAGAGATTAA